The Manihot esculenta cultivar AM560-2 chromosome 1, M.esculenta_v8, whole genome shotgun sequence genome has a window encoding:
- the LOC110600856 gene encoding oxygen-evolving enhancer protein 2, chloroplastic, protein MASTACFLHHHALSTPNRLSSLSQQRQVPSTTKPTTHFVCRATHKQTPMEEDAAVVSRRLAFTVLIGAAAIGSKVAPADAAYGEAANVFGKPKTNTDFLPYNGDGFKLSIPSKWNPSKEKEFPGQVLRYEDNFDSNSNVSVMVTTTDKNSITDYGSPEEFLAKVDYLLGKQAYFGKTDSEGGFDPNAVATANILEAANSTINGKNYYFLSVLTRTADGDEGGKHQLITAAVKDGKLYICKAQAGDKRWFKGARRFVESAASSFSVA, encoded by the exons ATGGCGTCCACTGCATGCTTCTTGCACCACCATGCACTTTCTACTCCTAATAGATTGTCTTCATTGTCCCAGCAGCGTCAAGTACCTAGCACCACCAAGCCCACCACCCATTTTGTCTGCCGTGCCACCCACAAGCAGACTCCGATGGAAGAGGATGCTGCCGTTGTCTCCAGAAGATTGGCTTTCACAGTACTCATCGGTGCTGCTGCCATTGGCTCCAAGGTTGCTCCTGCAGATGCTGCCTATGGTGAAGCTG CCAATGTGTTCGGCAAGCCTAAAACAAACACAGACTTCTTGCCATACAATGGAGATGGATTCAAACTGTCAATTCCATCAAAATGGAACCCAAGCAAAGAGAAAGAGTTTCCAGGTCAGGTTCTTAGATACGAGGACAACTTTGATTCCAACAGTAATGTTTCTGTCATGGTCACCACAACTGATAAGAATTCCATTACTGATTATGGTTCCCCCGAGGAATTTCTTGCCAAG GTGGATTATTTACTAGGAAAACAAGCTTACTTTGGCAAAACAGATTCTGAG GGAGGTTTTGATCCGAATGCAGTGGCAACAGCCAACATATTGGAGGCTGCAAACTCAACGATAAATGGGAAGAACTATTACTTTTTGTCAGTGTTAACAAGAACAGCTGACGGAGACGAAGGTGGGAAGCATCAACTGATCACAGCAGCTGTGAAAGATGGGAAGCTTTATATCTGCAAAGCACAAGCTGGAGATAAGAGGTGGTTCAAAGGAGCAAGAAGATTTGTAGAGAGCGCAGCTAGTTCCTTCAGTGTTGCTTAA
- the LOC110600880 gene encoding reticulon-like protein B8 isoform X1 → MFKHRKPISGLFSRLLSIWIATMAEKITAEKFLNNLVETLADSVPRQKSVSFFEEETSSVTSKFNRLFGRQKPVHHLLGGGKSADVLLWRNKKISASVLSGATAIWVLFEWLNYHLLTLICFALVLGMLAQFVWTNASGLFSSNRSSYKVPRLVLPDEIFFSFGRSIGIEVNHALKFLQDVSCGGNLKQFLVIVASLWAAAVIGSWCNFLTVLYIGFVAAHTLPVLYERYEDQVDDFVYKILDQIQGHYRKLDAGLLSKIPKGKIKGKKHE, encoded by the exons ATG TTTAAGCACAGAAAACCAATCTCTGGTTTGTTCTCTCGTTTACTCTCCATTTGG ATTGCAACTATGGCTGAGAAAATAACAGCTGAGAAGTTTTTAAACAACCTAGTAGAAACCCTTGCTGACAGTGTTCCCAGGCAGAAATCTGTATCATTCTTTGAGGAAGAGACAAGCTCGGTAACTTCTAAATTCAATCGGTTGTTTGGACGTCAGAAGCCAGTCCATCATCTTCTAGGAGGTGGAAAAT CTGCTGATGTTCTCCTATGGAGGAATAAGAAAATCTCAGCTAGTGTACTATCTGGTGCAACAGCCATCTGGGTGCTTTTTGAGTGGCTTAATTACCATCTTCTGACTCTCATATGCTTTGCACTGGTCCTTGGTATGCTtgcccagtttgtttggacaaacgcTTCTGGATTATTTAGCAG CAATAGATCCTCATATAAGGTCCCCCGCCTCGTATTACCTGATGAGATATTTTTCAGTTTTGGGAGATCAATTGGAATTGAGGTTAACCATGCTTTGAAGTTTCTTCAGGATGTATCATGTGGAGGAAATTTGAAACAATTTCTTGTG ATTGTAGCTAGCTTGTGGGCAGCTGCTGTCATTGGGAGCTGGTGCAATTTTTTAACTGTTCTGTACATTG GTTTTGTTGCTGCTCACACTTTGCCAGTCCTGTATGAGAGGTATGAAGATCAAGTAGATGACTTTGTGTACAAGATACTTGATCAGATTCAAGGTCACTATCGAAAGCTGGACGCGGGTCTCCTCAGTAAGATCCCCAAGGGAAAGATCAAGGGGAAGAAACATGAATAA
- the LOC110600865 gene encoding uncharacterized oxidoreductase At1g06690, chloroplastic isoform X2, with protein MMATHVTSGAGLSVFCQRESIHRVRAVASERPPAPSKIEEEKVKLGGSDLRVTRLGIGAWSWGDTSYWNNFQWDDRKLKDAKSAFSASVDCGITFFDTAEVYGSRFSFGAVNSETLLGRFFKERKETDSEFEIAIATKFAALPWRLGRQSVLTALKDSLCRLGVSSVELYQLHWPGIWGNEGYLDGLGDAVEQGLVKAVGVSNYSGALTGKYTPENPPTGPRGRIYTPEFLTKLQPLLKRIKDIGENHSKTPTQVVLNWLIAQENVVPIPGAKNAEQAKEFAGALGWRLTSEEIDELRSMALEIQSVIGFPVEKL; from the exons ATGATGGCTACCCATGTTACCAGCGGTGCTGGTCTCTCTGTTTTCTGTCAGAGGGAGAGTATTCACAGAGTGAGAGCTGTCGCTTCTGAGCGTCCTCCTGCTCCTTCGAAAATCGAGGAAGAGAAGGTGAAATTGGGGGGATCTGATTTGAGGGTGACAAGGCTTGGCATTGGAGCTTGGTCATGGGGTGACACCAGCTACTGGAACAACTTTCAGTGGGACG ACAGGAAACTGAAGGATGCTAAGTCTGCCTTCAGTGCCAGTGTTGATTGCGGTATAACCTTTTTTGATACTGCTGAAGTCTATGGCTCTAGG TTCTCATTTGGTGCTGTAAATTCAGAAACTCTTCTGGGAAG ATTCTTCAAGGAACGGAAAGAAACAGATTCTGAATTTGAGATTGCTATTGCAACAAAGTTTGCAGCTTTGCCTTGGAGGCTAGGACGTCAAAGTGTCCTAACTGCCCTCAAGGATTCACTTTGTCGCCTTGGAGTTTCTTCAGTAGAGCTCTATCAACTGCATTG GCCTGGAATATGGGGAAATGAAG GGTATCTTGATGGCCTTGGAGATGCTGTGGAGCAGGGCCTTGTGAAAGCAGTTGGCGTTTCAAACTACAGTG GAGCTCTTACAGGGAAGTATACACCAGAAAATCCACCAACTGGCCCTCGAGGCAGAATTTACACACCGGAGTTTCTAACAAAG CTCCAACCTCTGTTGAAGAGAATCAAGGACATAGGAGAGAACCACAGTAAAACTCCCACACAG GTGGTCTTGAACTGGCTAATAGCACAGGAAAACGTAGTTCCAATTCCAGGAGCAAAAAATGCAGAACAGGCCAAGGAATTTGCAGGTGCACTTGGGTGGAGACTCACAAGCGAAGAGATCGATGAGCTGCGCTCCATGGCGTTGGAGATACAGTCTGTTATTGGCTTTCCCGTTGAGAAGTTATAA
- the LOC110600865 gene encoding uncharacterized oxidoreductase At1g06690, chloroplastic isoform X1, whose amino-acid sequence MMATHVTSGAGLSVFCQRESIHRVRAVASERPPAPSKIEEEKVKLGGSDLRVTRLGIGAWSWGDTSYWNNFQWDDRKLKDAKSAFSASVDCGITFFDTAEVYGSRFSFGAVNSETLLGRFFKERKETDSEFEIAIATKFAALPWRLGRQSVLTALKDSLCRLGVSSVELYQLHWPGIWGNEGYLDGLGDAVEQGLVKAVGVSNYSERRLRDAYERLKKRGIPLASNQVNYSLIYRAPEENGVKAACDELGITLIAYSPIAQGALTGKYTPENPPTGPRGRIYTPEFLTKLQPLLKRIKDIGENHSKTPTQVVLNWLIAQENVVPIPGAKNAEQAKEFAGALGWRLTSEEIDELRSMALEIQSVIGFPVEKL is encoded by the exons ATGATGGCTACCCATGTTACCAGCGGTGCTGGTCTCTCTGTTTTCTGTCAGAGGGAGAGTATTCACAGAGTGAGAGCTGTCGCTTCTGAGCGTCCTCCTGCTCCTTCGAAAATCGAGGAAGAGAAGGTGAAATTGGGGGGATCTGATTTGAGGGTGACAAGGCTTGGCATTGGAGCTTGGTCATGGGGTGACACCAGCTACTGGAACAACTTTCAGTGGGACG ACAGGAAACTGAAGGATGCTAAGTCTGCCTTCAGTGCCAGTGTTGATTGCGGTATAACCTTTTTTGATACTGCTGAAGTCTATGGCTCTAGG TTCTCATTTGGTGCTGTAAATTCAGAAACTCTTCTGGGAAG ATTCTTCAAGGAACGGAAAGAAACAGATTCTGAATTTGAGATTGCTATTGCAACAAAGTTTGCAGCTTTGCCTTGGAGGCTAGGACGTCAAAGTGTCCTAACTGCCCTCAAGGATTCACTTTGTCGCCTTGGAGTTTCTTCAGTAGAGCTCTATCAACTGCATTG GCCTGGAATATGGGGAAATGAAG GGTATCTTGATGGCCTTGGAGATGCTGTGGAGCAGGGCCTTGTGAAAGCAGTTGGCGTTTCAAACTACAGTG AACGCCGACTTCGTGATGCTTATGAGAGGCTTAAGAAAAGAGGTATTCCATTGGCCTCAAACCAAGTAAATTACAGCCTTATATATAGGGCGCCAGAGGAGAATGGAGTGAAGGCAGCCTGTGATGAACTTGGGATAACTTTGATTGCATATTCTCCCATTGCTCAAG GAGCTCTTACAGGGAAGTATACACCAGAAAATCCACCAACTGGCCCTCGAGGCAGAATTTACACACCGGAGTTTCTAACAAAG CTCCAACCTCTGTTGAAGAGAATCAAGGACATAGGAGAGAACCACAGTAAAACTCCCACACAG GTGGTCTTGAACTGGCTAATAGCACAGGAAAACGTAGTTCCAATTCCAGGAGCAAAAAATGCAGAACAGGCCAAGGAATTTGCAGGTGCACTTGGGTGGAGACTCACAAGCGAAGAGATCGATGAGCTGCGCTCCATGGCGTTGGAGATACAGTCTGTTATTGGCTTTCCCGTTGAGAAGTTATAA
- the LOC110600880 gene encoding reticulon-like protein B8 isoform X2 has protein sequence MAEKITAEKFLNNLVETLADSVPRQKSVSFFEEETSSVTSKFNRLFGRQKPVHHLLGGGKSADVLLWRNKKISASVLSGATAIWVLFEWLNYHLLTLICFALVLGMLAQFVWTNASGLFSSNRSSYKVPRLVLPDEIFFSFGRSIGIEVNHALKFLQDVSCGGNLKQFLVIVASLWAAAVIGSWCNFLTVLYIGFVAAHTLPVLYERYEDQVDDFVYKILDQIQGHYRKLDAGLLSKIPKGKIKGKKHE, from the exons ATGGCTGAGAAAATAACAGCTGAGAAGTTTTTAAACAACCTAGTAGAAACCCTTGCTGACAGTGTTCCCAGGCAGAAATCTGTATCATTCTTTGAGGAAGAGACAAGCTCGGTAACTTCTAAATTCAATCGGTTGTTTGGACGTCAGAAGCCAGTCCATCATCTTCTAGGAGGTGGAAAAT CTGCTGATGTTCTCCTATGGAGGAATAAGAAAATCTCAGCTAGTGTACTATCTGGTGCAACAGCCATCTGGGTGCTTTTTGAGTGGCTTAATTACCATCTTCTGACTCTCATATGCTTTGCACTGGTCCTTGGTATGCTtgcccagtttgtttggacaaacgcTTCTGGATTATTTAGCAG CAATAGATCCTCATATAAGGTCCCCCGCCTCGTATTACCTGATGAGATATTTTTCAGTTTTGGGAGATCAATTGGAATTGAGGTTAACCATGCTTTGAAGTTTCTTCAGGATGTATCATGTGGAGGAAATTTGAAACAATTTCTTGTG ATTGTAGCTAGCTTGTGGGCAGCTGCTGTCATTGGGAGCTGGTGCAATTTTTTAACTGTTCTGTACATTG GTTTTGTTGCTGCTCACACTTTGCCAGTCCTGTATGAGAGGTATGAAGATCAAGTAGATGACTTTGTGTACAAGATACTTGATCAGATTCAAGGTCACTATCGAAAGCTGGACGCGGGTCTCCTCAGTAAGATCCCCAAGGGAAAGATCAAGGGGAAGAAACATGAATAA